The sequence AATGTGATGACGGCATCTGTCATGGACGTCAGGATGCTGGAAAGCTGTTCCTTGTCCTGCTTGATGAGTTCCATATTGTATTTCAGCTGCCGGCCCATCTGATTGAATGCTGTCGACAGCTGACCGATTTCATCATTTTGCTTCACGGGGATCCTTGCATTGAAATTCCCTTTCGACAGCTGGAATGCCGCTTCTTTCAGCTGCCGGAGCGGCCGTGTGATCTGCGTGGACAGGAAGAACGCAAAGAAGGTCGTCAGCAGGAATGCGATGAACGCCGACAGCAGGACGATATGCGTCGTCCATTTCGTCGTATCATGGATGGCTTCGAAGCTTTGATAGACGATGACATGGCTCGCCCGGTCGTTCGGGACCGGTGCGGAACTCACGATATACCGTTCGGATACGTCCTTTTCCGTCATCGACGGGAGGATCATCTGCTTGGAAAGGCTGTCCTTTCCGCTTCGGCTGCTGAGTTCTTCGTCCTGCAGGATTTTACTTTCAATCGGCTTTGCGTCCAGATCCTTATCGTGGAACGAATAGGCGATGCCCCCTGTATTATCCACGATGATTGCGCTCGTTCCGTTATTCAGGATGTCATGGACGACCAGCTGCATCGCCTGTTCGTTATCATGGTCCTGAATGATGCTTCCAATCGTATTGGCTTCACGCAGAAGCGTCTCTTCCGCCTGACGCGTATGGAAATTATCAAAGAACTCCAGCAGCAGAGCCGTTACGATGAACAGGACAAATGAAACGAGAAGCAATATGGTTGCCCATAGCTTCCCGACGATTGAATTCCATATTCGGTTCATTCAGCCGGCACCTCGAACTTGTAGCCGACTCCCCACACTGTAACGATCATTTTGGCAGCACGTTCGGATACTCTGTTGAGCTTTTCACGGAGCCGCTTGACGTGTGTATCAACAGTACGCAGATCGCCGAAAAATTCATAGTGCCAGACTTCCTTCAGCAGCTGCTCACGGTCGAATACTTTGTCAGGTGCTTTTGCCAGGAAATAGAGGAGTTCGTATTCCTTCGGCGTCAGGCTCACTTCCTTGCCCTCCGCGGTGACCCGGTGTGCATCATGATCGATCGTCAGCTGCGGGAACACGACAAGGTCTTTCGAAGATGCAGTCGCCTGCGTCCCATTGACAGCACCGGCACGGCGCAGAAGCGCTTTCACGCGCAGGACGACCTCCCGCGGACTGAACGGTTTCACGATATAGTCGTCCGCTCCTGTCTCGAAACCGGTGACCCGGTCCGATTCTTCTCCTTTAGCCGTAAGGAGGATGATCGGCGTCTGGTCCTCTTCAGCGCGGAGTTCATGCAGAACTTCGATACCGTCTTTCTCAGGCATCATGACATCCAGCAGGATGCAGTCATATTGTGTTTCCTGGATTTTCTCCAATGCTTCCATTCCGTTTTGTGCTTCATCCATTTCATAGCCTTCACGTGAAAGATACATCGTTAGAAGGCGGCGTATCCGGTCTTCGTCGTCTACGACGAGCAATTTGACGTTTTCATCCATTGACGATTGCCCCTTTCAGAACTGCTGTCTTCATTGTACTTGTCCTCTTCCGAAAAAGAAACTACAATACTTTGCTGTGTAATATGCACCGTGCCCGGCTGGTGTGCTTCGGCAGAGCTGCACGATGGCGGCCGCCATTCTTTCCTGTATCGCAAGGGTCCATAAAAACACCGCACAGCGGATAGGCTGTGCGGTCTGTTGGTTATGCGTATGAATGGAGACCTGCAATGATCAGGTTGACAGCCACCAGGTTGAACATGATGATGACGAACCCGACGACCGCGAGCCAGGCGGATTTCTTCCCTTCCCAGCCCTGCGACAGGCGGAGATGGAGGAATGCCGCATAGAACAGCCATGTGATGAGCGCCCAGACCTCTTTCGGGTCCCAGCCCCAGAAACGCGACCAGGCTTCGTGAGCCCAGATCATCGCGAAGATGAGTGCCCCGAGGGTGAACACCGGGAACCCGATCAAGACAGACCGATAACCGATTTCATCCATCAGCTGGGAGTTCGCTTTCTTCGCGAACGGCTGCAGCACGGCTGCGATCGGCCGCCTGAAGATCAGGCGCAGCAGCACGTACAGCACGATTCCGGATGCAAGCGACCAGACGAATGTCGTCAGCGTCTTCGCATTGACGATCGCCGGCATTTCCGCCCATGGTTTCATCGTGTCAGTCGTTACCTGTTCATAGTCATGCATGCCGAAGAGCGGCGGATAATTGTACGTGATTTCTGCCGGCTGGTTGTTCTTGTCGACATAATTGAATTTCGCTTCATAGCCTGAAAGCGTAAATGCAGAAGACGAAACAACAAAGCCAAGCACCAGCACCAGCGTGAACATGACGGCTTCCAGCCAGAACCGCTCTTTCGACTTCTTCGTCAGATCCACATTTTTCGCCAGATAGATCAGACCGGCAACCGCACTGATTGCCAGGATCGATTCCCCGATTGCCGCTGTGATGACGTGAACAGTCAGCCAGTAACTCTTCAGTGCAGGGATCAGCGGTGTGATTTCCCGCGGGAACATGCTCGCATAGGCGATGATCACGATTGCGATCGGCAGAGCGAACAATCCGAGTGAAGGCGTCTTGTAGATGAAGAAGATCAGGATGAATGCACCGACAAGCATCATGCTGAACGCTGTCGTGAATTCAAACATGTTACTGACAGGTGCATGCCCGGAGGCCATCCACCGTGTAATGAAGTAGCCGAGCTGGGAGATGAAACCGACAATCGTGATCAGAATGCCGATTTTCCCCCATACACTGTCTTTGTACGTTTTCTCGGACTTCGATTTTTTCACTGCTCCGCCGAAGAAGAATGTCCCGAGCAAATACGCGACAAACGAAATCAGCAGTAAATTGGCACTTAACGAAGCGTAATCCATTAAACTGTCTCTCCTTCCACTGCATCAGCCGCTGCATCCTTGTCCTGCTTATCCGTATACTCGGGAAGGGCTGCTGCTTCTTTCACTTTATCCAGATCCTTTTTCAGCGCATACCAGTTCTTGTTCGTATGGGCGGCAAGCACCATATCGGCGCTGTCCCCCTTCTGGATCCAGATGCGGCGGTGCTGCCAGTAGGATCCCTGGATGACACCGATCATGAAGACGATACCGCCAAGAAGCAGGATGTACAGCGTTTTGTCTTTCCGGATGGTCAGACCTGAAGCATTGCGGGTGTCTGCATCCTGGAACTTCACTTCGTAATCGTTCGGTTCCACCTCGAGCGTCTGGCGGATGGCGACAAAACTCTTTTCACCTTCCGGATGCTCAGGCGTGATCATATTGAAAATGAAGGCCGGATTGTTCGGAATCGGTGATTTGGAGGTCGGTTCCCCGTCTTTGATGCCGTCGTAATCTGCATAGTATTCCATCAGTTCGACTGCAGAACCGTCTCCTACATCATACTTCTTCGCCGGATTGTTCAAGTCGACCGTAAAATCACCGAGTGATTCACCGGTTTCCTTGTTCTGAAGGGAGAAGGTCATGTTTTTCAATTCCCCGGTCTTGAAATCCATCTGGAAGATGCTGTAGCCGTCGAATGTCAGCGGTTTGTTGACGACGATCGGGTATTCCTTGATGAATTCGACATCAGCAGAACCCGGCAGGCTGCCTTCTTTCTCTTTGTACAGCTTGACATCGGACTGATAGTTGCTGACGATGGCGCCGTTCTTCTGGATGGCTTCATCGAATACAGCATCAGCATTTTCCTCTGAATATGTCTCCATCGTGAATGCGACGTTCTCGAGGAGATAGCCGGGAGCGCCCGGAATCTCTCTTGTTTCACCTTCACGGATCCACATCGTCTCGTCAACGTAGAAGCCCGGGATGCCCCTCAACAGCACACCGAGGAGGAATATGATAAGGCCTGTATGATTGACGTATGGACCCCAGCGCGAAAAGCGGTTCTTTTCCGCGAGGATCGCTCCGTCTTCGGTTTTCACATTGTAGTGAAGCTCTTTCAATGTTTTTTCCGCTTCCGTCATGGAATGGTCAGCATCCGTTACAGGACCTTCCCCGTAGATCCGCTGACGTTTCATGAAGGAAAGATGGCGCTTCGTCCGCTGCTTTTTCAGCGATTTGTACAGCGGGATGACACGGTCCAGGCTGGCGATGATGATCGACGTGCCGAGCATGCCGATCAGGACTTTGAAATACCAGCTGTCATAGATATTATAAAAGCCCAGCTGATAGTAGATCTTGCCGAATGTTCCATACAGACGTTCATAGTAATCCAAGTACTCGGATGGATCGTTCCCGGCTACAGGGACATAGAACTTCTGCGGCAGGATCGTGCCGATAGCGGACACGGACAGCACAGCGACGATGATGCTGACTCCGATCTTGACGCTCGAAAAGAAGTTCCAGATTTTGTCGATGATCGATTTTTTATAGGTCTGTGATCGCCTGGCGGACCCTTCGTAGCGCATGTCCACCATTTTACTGTCTTTTGCCTCATCCGTTTGCGGCCGGCCGCACTTTTCACAGAGTACTGTGCCGTATGGATTCTCGTGACCGCATTGACATTTGATTTTGCTCATTGGTACCCTGCTCCTTACTCGGGCTGTACGCTTTGCATGAGTGAGACGATTTCAGTCTCGCTCATTTCCCGTGTAATAATGTTTTGAATGACGCCGTCTTTGTCGATGAGCATTGTGGTCGGCAGAGGAACAACATTGTAGCTGTTGCGGCTGACACTCTTATTTTTGTCGATCATTACAGGAAACGTCAGTCCATATTGGTCGATGAACGTGCTGACTTTGAAGTCGGACTCACCGATGTTGACGGAAAGGACCTGGACTCCCTTATCTTTGAATTCCTTGTAATGCTTTTCGATATATGGCATCTCTTTTTTACAGGGAGGACACCATGTTCCCCAGAAATTCAAAAAGACACCCTGGCCTTCGTAATCGGACAGCTTCACTTTGCTGCCATCCATATCAAGGAGTTCGAAATTAGGTGCACGGTCTCCTGCTGCAAGAGTTTTTGTCTCCTTCTTAGAAGTCAGTGCAAAGACAATGGCAGCTGCAAGAAGGAGGAGAATGACACCCCGTATGATGAGCCGCTTTCTCTTCTTGTCCATTTTCGCCACTTCTTTCCCCCCTCACGTGATTCGTTCAGCTCCTGCACAGCAACCTTTATTATAACAAAGATGTGTTTTTGAATGGAGTCGCTTCGTGAGCGTTTTGTGACACTTGGCGATTGTTCAGCCAATTGTGCCGGTTTCGGCAAGGACCCGCAGCTGTTTCACTTCGTGCGTTGTGAGTTCCCTCGCTTCACCTGCATTGAGACCGTGTGTGGTCAGGTTCGCAAACGATTCCCTGCGTAATTTGACGACGGGGCAGCCGATTGCATCGAACATGCGGCGCACTTGGCGGTTCCTGCCTTCTGATATTGTAATCTCCACAAGAGCGGTCTGCGCTTTCTTGTCCATTGAACGGAGTTTGACATGGGCCGGGCCTGTCATTCCGTCTTCAAGCTCGATGCCGTTTTCCAGCTTCTTCAGTGCTTCCCTCGTGGGAACACCTTTCACTTTTGCAATATATTGCTTCTTGATGCCGTATTTCGGATGGGTCATCGTATAGGAGAAATCACCATCATTCGTCAGTATGATCACACCGGACGTGTCATAATCCAGACGGCCTACAGGGAAAATACGCTGTTCGACGCCCGGCAGCAGATCGAGAACCGTTTTCCGTCCTTTCTCATCGTGGACCGTCGAGATGTATCCTCTCGGTTTGTAGAGCAGATAATAGACGAATGTCTCTTTGACGATCTGGATGCCTTCCACTTCGATCCGGTCTGACGCCGTCACTTTCGTACCGAGCTCCGTCACGACCGTGCCGTTCACTTTCACTTTCCCGTCTGTGATCAGACCTTCCGCTTTCCTGCGGGATGCCACGCCTGCACGGGCTAATACTTTTTGCAGTCTTTCCATTCCGTCACCTCATTCTTCAGTCTAAAAAATTATGTCACATTTCACAGCAAATGAAAAGGAGACCGACTGTAAATCGCCGGGCGCCCGCCTCGATACTTTGCAAAACAGCCGATTCACATGAAAAAGAGACTCCACGGTACAATGGGACGCCGCCTCATTGTTCTGTGCAGTCTCTCATCATGTTTACGGTCAATCGGTCCTTGTCAGTTTCACAGCAGCTGTCACCAGAGGTTCCTGGCCGAGCGTGACGATCCACTGGCCGGTGTCCCCGCTGGAACTGCTTCTTGGCAGCCGCATGATGGATGTTGTCTTTTTCCGTTCATCCTTGGTAAGCAGAAGTTCGATCGGATGGTCCAGTTCAGCTGTGACACCCGGCAGTACCGAGTATGTGCCTTTCTTCGCGATCCTTACGATATCATGGGTTTTGAAAGCTTCAGCGGCAAGTGTCTTATGGACGTTCCAGTCGTTGCCGTTATTCAGCGTCACCACTATCACCCGTTTGCCGCCATGCTCGAAATACGTAGCGAGCGTCCTGCCGGCTGCCTTCGTGAATCCCGTCTTTCCGGCGACGGCATCCGTATCGGATGTCACGAGCCGGTGCTTGTTCTGCCAGGCGGCTGCCTGACCAATACCGGACGTATAGTTCTCGGTGGAGGCGATTTTTCGGAACTCCTTGTTCTTCATGCCGTAATGCAGCATCATGGCGGTATCATATGCACTGGATAAGTGCTCCTCGTCATGCAGGCCGGACGGATTCGTGAAACGGGTGTTTTCCAGGCCGTAGAGCCGCGCCTGCTCATTCATCATCGTGACGAATCCTTCAAGCGAGCCGCCTGCATGCTCAGCGAGAGCTGCAGCCGCATCGTTGCCGGATCTCAGCATGAGACCGTACAGGAGGTCTTCCGATGAAACCGAGTCGCCCGGCGTCAGATAGATGGAGGATCCTTCCGCCGAAGCGGCCCGCGGAGAGATTTCCACCTCTTTTTCAGTCACGCCGGATTCGATGAACGTCAGAGCCGTCCACATCTTCGTCAGGCTCGCAATCGGCAGTCTGTCATGGGGGTGATACCCGTCCAGCAGCCTTCCTGTGTCCGCATCGATGACGGCCCACGAGGAATGCACAGCCGCCGACGCGGGCAGCTGGAATGGAACACTGACGAACAGCACAAGCAGCAGGCATACAAATGCTTTCT comes from Sporosarcina trichiuri and encodes:
- the ccsB gene encoding c-type cytochrome biogenesis protein CcsB; this translates as MDYASLSANLLLISFVAYLLGTFFFGGAVKKSKSEKTYKDSVWGKIGILITIVGFISQLGYFITRWMASGHAPVSNMFEFTTAFSMMLVGAFILIFFIYKTPSLGLFALPIAIVIIAYASMFPREITPLIPALKSYWLTVHVITAAIGESILAISAVAGLIYLAKNVDLTKKSKERFWLEAVMFTLVLVLGFVVSSSAFTLSGYEAKFNYVDKNNQPAEITYNYPPLFGMHDYEQVTTDTMKPWAEMPAIVNAKTLTTFVWSLASGIVLYVLLRLIFRRPIAAVLQPFAKKANSQLMDEIGYRSVLIGFPVFTLGALIFAMIWAHEAWSRFWGWDPKEVWALITWLFYAAFLHLRLSQGWEGKKSAWLAVVGFVIIMFNLVAVNLIIAGLHSYA
- a CDS encoding response regulator transcription factor; protein product: MDENVKLLVVDDEDRIRRLLTMYLSREGYEMDEAQNGMEALEKIQETQYDCILLDVMMPEKDGIEVLHELRAEEDQTPIILLTAKGEESDRVTGFETGADDYIVKPFSPREVVLRVKALLRRAGAVNGTQATASSKDLVVFPQLTIDHDAHRVTAEGKEVSLTPKEYELLYFLAKAPDKVFDREQLLKEVWHYEFFGDLRTVDTHVKRLREKLNRVSERAAKMIVTVWGVGYKFEVPAE
- a CDS encoding pseudouridine synthase, with the translated sequence MERLQKVLARAGVASRRKAEGLITDGKVKVNGTVVTELGTKVTASDRIEVEGIQIVKETFVYYLLYKPRGYISTVHDEKGRKTVLDLLPGVEQRIFPVGRLDYDTSGVIILTNDGDFSYTMTHPKYGIKKQYIAKVKGVPTREALKKLENGIELEDGMTGPAHVKLRSMDKKAQTALVEITISEGRNRQVRRMFDAIGCPVVKLRRESFANLTTHGLNAGEARELTTHEVKQLRVLAETGTIG
- the resA gene encoding thiol-disulfide oxidoreductase ResA, whose product is MDKKRKRLIIRGVILLLLAAAIVFALTSKKETKTLAAGDRAPNFELLDMDGSKVKLSDYEGQGVFLNFWGTWCPPCKKEMPYIEKHYKEFKDKGVQVLSVNIGESDFKVSTFIDQYGLTFPVMIDKNKSVSRNSYNVVPLPTTMLIDKDGVIQNIITREMSETEIVSLMQSVQPE
- a CDS encoding D-alanyl-D-alanine carboxypeptidase family protein — protein: MKKAFVCLLLVLFVSVPFQLPASAAVHSSWAVIDADTGRLLDGYHPHDRLPIASLTKMWTALTFIESGVTEKEVEISPRAASAEGSSIYLTPGDSVSSEDLLYGLMLRSGNDAAAALAEHAGGSLEGFVTMMNEQARLYGLENTRFTNPSGLHDEEHLSSAYDTAMMLHYGMKNKEFRKIASTENYTSGIGQAAAWQNKHRLVTSDTDAVAGKTGFTKAAGRTLATYFEHGGKRVIVVTLNNGNDWNVHKTLAAEAFKTHDIVRIAKKGTYSVLPGVTAELDHPIELLLTKDERKKTTSIMRLPRSSSSGDTGQWIVTLGQEPLVTAAVKLTRTD
- the resB gene encoding cytochrome c biogenesis protein ResB, which translates into the protein MSKIKCQCGHENPYGTVLCEKCGRPQTDEAKDSKMVDMRYEGSARRSQTYKKSIIDKIWNFFSSVKIGVSIIVAVLSVSAIGTILPQKFYVPVAGNDPSEYLDYYERLYGTFGKIYYQLGFYNIYDSWYFKVLIGMLGTSIIIASLDRVIPLYKSLKKQRTKRHLSFMKRQRIYGEGPVTDADHSMTEAEKTLKELHYNVKTEDGAILAEKNRFSRWGPYVNHTGLIIFLLGVLLRGIPGFYVDETMWIREGETREIPGAPGYLLENVAFTMETYSEENADAVFDEAIQKNGAIVSNYQSDVKLYKEKEGSLPGSADVEFIKEYPIVVNKPLTFDGYSIFQMDFKTGELKNMTFSLQNKETGESLGDFTVDLNNPAKKYDVGDGSAVELMEYYADYDGIKDGEPTSKSPIPNNPAFIFNMITPEHPEGEKSFVAIRQTLEVEPNDYEVKFQDADTRNASGLTIRKDKTLYILLLGGIVFMIGVIQGSYWQHRRIWIQKGDSADMVLAAHTNKNWYALKKDLDKVKEAAALPEYTDKQDKDAAADAVEGETV